One genomic window of Halovivax cerinus includes the following:
- a CDS encoding ABC transporter permease has protein sequence MSLGRFLVKRTLQGVLVVWGVITVVFVLRVISPGDPVTFIAPLDASPELKRRIASDLGLDQPLYVQYGEYLAGLVQGDMGYSYRRGLPASEIVFGRVPATVELAVASSLVAMVLSIPLGVVAATRRHEPADYGATLFSLLGISTPNFWLGIMLILVLSVQFDLFPTSTRPVGFADAFGQLVWVRFEGGLSVGAPLDVGAFVETLRTWLWYIALPATTLGTYFTALITRLTRSGMLDELGKEYVDAARAKGLPETLVRYRHALRNTLIPIITVLGLQLGTLIGGAVITEAVFAWPGLGTLLIESINVRDWPIIQGSLIVIGTSFVVLNTAVDALYAYLNPQVGYE, from the coding sequence ATGTCCCTGGGACGGTTCCTCGTCAAACGAACGCTACAGGGCGTCCTGGTCGTCTGGGGAGTCATAACCGTCGTGTTCGTACTCCGCGTCATCTCTCCCGGCGACCCGGTCACGTTCATCGCTCCACTGGACGCGAGTCCGGAGCTCAAGCGGCGCATCGCGTCTGATCTGGGTCTCGACCAGCCGCTGTACGTCCAGTACGGGGAGTACCTCGCGGGCCTGGTCCAGGGAGACATGGGCTACTCGTATCGACGCGGACTCCCGGCCAGCGAGATCGTCTTCGGACGCGTCCCGGCGACCGTGGAACTCGCCGTCGCCTCGAGCCTGGTCGCGATGGTACTGTCGATTCCGCTCGGTGTCGTCGCCGCCACGCGCCGTCACGAGCCCGCAGACTACGGTGCCACGCTCTTTTCCCTGCTGGGCATCTCGACCCCGAACTTCTGGCTGGGGATCATGCTCATCCTGGTACTTTCCGTCCAGTTCGACCTCTTTCCGACGAGTACCCGGCCGGTCGGGTTCGCCGACGCGTTCGGCCAGCTCGTGTGGGTGCGGTTCGAGGGTGGCCTCTCGGTCGGTGCGCCGCTCGACGTCGGCGCGTTCGTCGAGACCCTCCGGACGTGGCTCTGGTACATCGCATTGCCCGCGACGACGCTCGGAACGTACTTCACGGCGCTGATAACCCGGTTGACCCGTAGCGGCATGCTCGACGAACTCGGTAAAGAGTACGTCGACGCCGCGCGGGCCAAGGGTTTGCCGGAGACGTTGGTCCGGTACCGTCACGCGCTGCGAAACACCCTCATTCCGATCATCACGGTGCTCGGCCTCCAGCTCGGGACGCTCATCGGCGGGGCCGTCATCACTGAAGCGGTGTTCGCTTGGCCGGGCCTGGGAACGCTGTTGATCGAGTCGATCAACGTCCGCGACTGGCCGATCATCCAGGGGTCGCTGATCGTCATCGGTACGAGTTTCGTCGTTCTGAACACGGCAGTCGACGCGCTGTACGCCTATCTCAATCCACAGGTGGGATACGAATAA
- a CDS encoding ABC transporter ATP-binding protein has translation MSSERPIRGDERTGDDRGGTEHPGDERYGGVPVGEVPDDEPAPTGPTPATADEPGESPLVRVRNLQKYFYEDDTLYDRLLGQEPTAIRAVDGVSFDVREGETLGLVGESGCGKSTTGETLLRLQEPTGGTVEFDGQDLENLDDLTPFRRRAQVIFQDPFSSLDPRMTIGASVRQALDVHGVGTPDERRERVAELLERVGLSADQFDRYPHEFSGGQRQRVGIARALALDPDFLVLDEPTSALDVSVQAQVLNLLEELQDEFDLTYLFISHDLGVIRHICDRIAVMYLGEIVEIAPADELFENPQHPYTEALLESVPRASTAEADRELETLSGDVPSPRNPPSGCRFRTRCPKVIPPDDLPLSQNQYRAVMDVRARIEDHEVSLEPVEGDGDEGVSVAGLRDRLFEEALPPAEAERVDAALSELVDGEWEAAAATLRERYESVCERRHPDGERAACHLQQVPADEHPSAGDSGE, from the coding sequence ATGAGTAGCGAACGACCGATCCGCGGGGACGAACGAACGGGTGACGATCGTGGGGGTACCGAGCACCCGGGCGACGAGCGCTATGGTGGCGTTCCCGTCGGCGAGGTACCCGACGACGAACCGGCGCCGACGGGGCCGACGCCCGCGACGGCGGACGAACCTGGCGAGAGCCCGCTCGTTCGCGTTCGGAACCTGCAGAAGTACTTCTACGAGGACGACACGCTGTACGATCGACTGCTCGGGCAGGAGCCGACGGCGATCCGAGCCGTCGACGGCGTCAGCTTCGACGTCCGCGAGGGCGAAACGCTCGGCCTGGTCGGCGAGTCCGGTTGCGGGAAGTCCACCACCGGCGAGACGCTGCTGCGGTTGCAGGAGCCGACCGGCGGCACCGTCGAGTTCGACGGGCAGGACCTCGAGAACCTCGACGACCTCACGCCGTTCCGTCGTCGCGCCCAGGTGATCTTCCAGGACCCGTTCTCGAGCCTGGACCCGCGGATGACGATCGGCGCGAGCGTGCGTCAGGCGCTCGACGTTCACGGCGTGGGTACGCCCGACGAGCGCCGAGAGCGCGTCGCGGAGCTGTTAGAGCGGGTCGGGCTCTCCGCCGACCAGTTCGATCGGTACCCACACGAGTTCTCGGGCGGCCAGCGCCAGCGCGTCGGTATCGCACGGGCGCTCGCGCTTGACCCGGACTTCCTAGTGCTGGACGAACCGACCAGCGCGCTCGACGTCTCGGTGCAGGCCCAGGTCCTGAACCTGCTGGAGGAACTCCAGGACGAGTTCGACCTCACGTACCTGTTCATCAGCCACGACCTGGGGGTCATCCGCCACATCTGCGACCGGATTGCGGTCATGTACCTGGGCGAGATCGTCGAGATCGCCCCCGCGGACGAACTCTTCGAGAACCCGCAACATCCCTACACCGAGGCGCTCCTAGAGAGTGTCCCGCGCGCTTCGACTGCCGAGGCCGACCGCGAACTGGAGACGCTTTCGGGTGACGTGCCGTCGCCGCGAAACCCGCCCTCTGGCTGTCGGTTCCGGACGCGGTGTCCGAAGGTCATCCCGCCGGACGACCTCCCGCTCTCGCAGAACCAGTACCGCGCAGTGATGGACGTCCGGGCGCGTATCGAGGATCACGAGGTGAGCCTCGAACCGGTCGAGGGCGACGGAGACGAGGGCGTGTCGGTCGCCGGTCTCCGCGACCGACTGTTCGAGGAGGCCCTGCCGCCGGCCGAGGCCGAGCGCGTCGACGCGGCCCTCTCCGAGCTCGTCGACGGCGAGTGGGAGGCCGCCGCGGCGACGCTCCGGGAGCGCTACGAGAGCGTCTGCGAGCGCCGCCACCCGGACGGCGAGCGGGCGGCCTGCCACCTCCAGCAGGTGCCCGCGGACGAGCACCCGTCCGCCGGCGATTCCGGCGAGTGA
- a CDS encoding ABC transporter permease, protein MISDRLRRSLSSELRRSFLAKLGIALVAFVLLAATFAPILAPHDPTDTNPGDANLPPLGFSTTENQTTNQMTDDGDIEIVQERVQIDATVSHPLGTDPVGRDVLSRVLFGARTSLLVGLFGTALAVGFGVTVGLVAGYYGGRLDDGLMRAADVMLAFPSLVLAIALIGLWGQQAVPIPDPFHWLGITPEMPADTVLPGTVIVVVALVNWVWFARVARGEALSVRNEEYVKAARSLGATDRTILLKHVLPNSVTPILVLATIQVAAIILLESALSFLGFSGANLSWGIDIAQGRNYLSSAWWVATVPGVGIVVAVVGVNLIGDWLRDALDPGIDQGEGGV, encoded by the coding sequence ATGATCTCTGACCGATTACGACGGAGTCTCTCCTCGGAATTACGCCGGAGCTTCCTCGCGAAGCTCGGCATCGCTCTGGTCGCGTTCGTCCTGCTCGCGGCCACCTTCGCACCGATCCTGGCACCGCACGATCCGACGGACACGAACCCCGGTGACGCGAACTTGCCACCGCTTGGGTTCAGCACCACCGAGAACCAGACGACGAACCAGATGACCGACGACGGCGACATCGAGATCGTCCAAGAGCGCGTCCAGATCGACGCCACCGTATCCCATCCACTCGGGACGGATCCCGTCGGCCGGGACGTCCTCAGCAGGGTCTTGTTCGGGGCGCGGACCTCCCTGCTGGTGGGCCTGTTCGGCACGGCCCTGGCGGTCGGGTTCGGCGTCACCGTTGGGTTAGTCGCTGGCTACTACGGCGGGCGCCTCGACGACGGCCTGATGCGGGCCGCGGACGTCATGCTGGCGTTCCCGTCGCTCGTGCTGGCGATCGCGCTGATCGGGCTCTGGGGCCAGCAGGCCGTCCCGATCCCCGACCCGTTCCACTGGCTCGGAATCACACCCGAGATGCCGGCAGATACCGTGTTACCGGGGACTGTGATCGTCGTCGTCGCGCTGGTCAACTGGGTGTGGTTCGCCCGCGTGGCCCGCGGCGAGGCACTGTCGGTTCGCAACGAGGAGTACGTCAAAGCCGCCCGGAGTCTGGGGGCCACGGACAGGACGATCCTCCTCAAGCACGTGCTCCCCAACAGCGTGACGCCGATCCTGGTCCTCGCGACGATTCAGGTCGCCGCGATCATCCTCTTAGAGAGCGCCCTCTCCTTCCTCGGGTTCTCGGGGGCCAACCTCTCCTGGGGGATCGACATCGCCCAGGGCCGGAACTACCTCTCGTCGGCGTGGTGGGTCGCGACCGTCCCCGGCGTCGGTATCGTCGTCGCGGTCGTCGGTGTCAACCTCATCGGCGACTGGCTCCGGGACGCACTCGACCCCGGTATCGACCAGGGGGAGGGTGGTGTCTGA
- a CDS encoding ABC transporter ATP-binding protein, giving the protein MARDLLRVRDLTTRFFTEEGQVNAVEGISFDVEAGEVLGIVGESGSGKSVTALSLIDLVDDPGRIVDGEIWYRNADLAEETASDVPAAVDGDFVDVRRLSARHRRALRGQSFATIFQDPASSLNPSLPVGEQIAEAVEVQRRATADPRSTRSRTQGYGLGKFLIGGAMPGKGYLTEESRARAIELLELVGIPDPAERAEEYPHQFSGGMLQRAMVAQALAGEPDVLIADEPTTALDVTIQAQILELLDELQAETGMTIVLITHNLGVIARMSDRVLVMYAGELVERGSLADVFDDPVHPYTRGLIGSSPDVDDPGKQLDPIPGNVPSLLDDEMEDRCYFADRCPKAMEECLEKPPSFDAEGSEDHAAKCYLADHDYDPTRALPEGYFDE; this is encoded by the coding sequence ATGGCGCGCGATCTCCTTCGCGTCCGCGACCTGACGACGCGCTTCTTCACCGAGGAGGGCCAGGTAAACGCCGTCGAGGGCATCTCATTCGACGTCGAGGCGGGTGAGGTCCTCGGAATCGTCGGGGAGTCCGGGTCGGGCAAGAGCGTCACCGCACTCTCGCTGATCGACCTGGTCGACGATCCCGGCCGGATCGTCGACGGGGAGATCTGGTACCGCAACGCCGACCTCGCCGAGGAGACGGCGTCCGACGTTCCGGCGGCCGTCGACGGCGACTTCGTCGACGTCCGCCGGCTCTCCGCACGACACCGGCGGGCGCTTCGCGGCCAGAGCTTCGCGACGATCTTCCAGGATCCCGCGAGCAGTCTGAATCCGTCGCTGCCGGTCGGCGAGCAGATCGCAGAAGCGGTCGAAGTCCAGCGTCGCGCGACCGCGGACCCGCGCTCGACCCGCTCGCGGACCCAGGGCTACGGCCTCGGCAAGTTCCTGATCGGCGGGGCGATGCCGGGGAAAGGGTACCTCACCGAGGAGAGCCGGGCGCGGGCGATCGAACTGCTGGAACTCGTGGGCATTCCGGATCCCGCCGAACGAGCCGAGGAGTACCCTCACCAGTTCTCCGGCGGGATGCTCCAGCGGGCGATGGTCGCCCAGGCGCTGGCCGGCGAGCCGGACGTGCTGATCGCCGACGAGCCCACGACCGCCCTCGACGTCACGATCCAGGCCCAAATTCTGGAACTGCTGGACGAACTCCAGGCGGAGACGGGAATGACGATCGTCCTGATCACGCACAACCTCGGCGTTATCGCCCGAATGAGTGATCGCGTCCTCGTGATGTACGCCGGCGAACTCGTCGAGCGCGGCTCGCTCGCCGACGTGTTCGACGACCCTGTCCATCCGTACACTCGCGGACTCATCGGGTCGAGTCCCGACGTGGACGACCCCGGGAAGCAACTCGACCCCATCCCTGGCAACGTGCCGAGCCTGCTCGACGACGAGATGGAGGACCGGTGTTACTTCGCGGATCGCTGCCCGAAAGCCATGGAGGAGTGTCTCGAGAAGCCGCCATCCTTCGACGCCGAGGGGAGCGAGGACCACGCCGCGAAGTGTTACCTCGCCGACCACGACTACGATCCGACCCGAGCGCTCCCGGAGGGATACTTCGATGAGTAG